The stretch of DNA ACCCTCCTGCCGCTGACCCTCCTGCCGCTAACGCTCCTCACGCTGACCCTCCTCCCGCTGACGCTCCTGCCGCTAACGCTCCTCCCGCTGACCCTCCTGCCGCTGACCCTCCTCCCGCTGACGCTCCTGCCGCTAACGCTCCTCCCGCTGACCCTCCTGCCGCTGACCCTCCTGCCGCTGACCCTCCTCCCGCTGACCCTCCTGCCGCTGACCCTCCTGCCGCTAACGCTCCTCACGCTGACCCTCCTCCCGCTGACGCTCCTGCCGCTAACGCTCCTCCCGCTGACCCTCCTGCCGCTGACCCTCCTCCCGCTGACGCTCCTGCC from Micropterus dolomieu isolate WLL.071019.BEF.003 ecotype Adirondacks unplaced genomic scaffold, ASM2129224v1 contig_2401, whole genome shotgun sequence encodes:
- the LOC123964435 gene encoding involucrin-like, with the translated sequence EGQRQEGQREEGQRQEGQRQEERQEGQRQEGQREEGQRQEGQRQEGQREER